A genomic region of Alnus glutinosa chromosome 11, dhAlnGlut1.1, whole genome shotgun sequence contains the following coding sequences:
- the LOC133881167 gene encoding uncharacterized protein LOC133881167, whose product MTNANYKPTTITKRISAVDRESLVAKVAGRIDPWLVKNLSFAGRLQLVSSVLFSLQVFWARVFILPKNVIRLLEQKFNIFLWCGEDSKAKAKVSWDRLCCPKVEGGLELKRLEIRVPKSCSWSWKKLLNLRDVAKEFLSFKVGKGHAISLRFDAWHPAGRLVDTYGSRIVYDSGIGLDARVSAVLQNGDWSWPPAWSDALVDIQSMLPSIAIGEVDVPVWKSKTAEGNYNQRTDVWGGVFLDIPFADSVSTAKNPLSTYWYCKLKGKGLQVILCKLCLAATVYHVWRLRNDLCFGNTSLACRKKPCCKLV is encoded by the exons ATGACAAATGCCAATTATAAACCTACCACGATTACCAAGAGGATTTCTGCTGTGGACCGTGAGTCGTTGGTAGCTAAGGTGGCTGGTAGGATTGACCCTTGGTTGGTGAAAAATCTGTCTTTTGCAGGGAGATTACAGCTAGTCTCTTCTGTTCTCTTTAGCCTCCAAGTTTTCTGGGCTAGAGTGTTCATCCTCCCTAAAAATGTGATTCGGCTTCTTGAACAGAAATTCAACATATTTCTTTGGTGTGGTGAAGATTCCAAAGCTAAAGCTAAAGTGTCTTGGGATAGGTTGTGCTGTCCAAAGGTTGAAGGTGGTCTTGAGCTTAAAAGACTCGAG ATTCGAGTTCCTAAGAGCtgctcttggagttggaaaAAACTTCTCAACCTCCGGGATGTTGCTAAAGAGTTCTTGAGTTTTAAAGTTGGGAAGGGGCATGCTATTTCTCTTCGGTTTGATGCTTGGCACCCAGCTGGGAGGTTGGTTGATACCTATGGGAGTAGGATTGTTTATGACTCTGGAATTGGCCTTGATGCTCGAGTGTCCGCTGTTCTACAGAATGGGGACTGGAGTTGGCCCCCTGCCTGGTCAGATGCTCTGGTTGATATACAGAGCATGCTTCCGAGTATAGCTATTGGTGAGGTAGATGTGCCTGTGTGGAAATCTAAGACAGCG GAAGGCAATTACAACCAAAGAACGGATGTGTGGGGTGGGGTTTTTCTGGACATTCCCTTTGCAGATTCTGTTTCCACTGCCAAGAATCCATTGAGCACCT ATTGGTACTGCAAGTTGAAGGGGAAAGGGCTGCAGGTTATTCTTTGCAAGTTGTGTTTGGCTGCAACTGTTTATCATGTGTGGAGATTGAGAAATGATCTCTGCTTTGGAAATACTTCCCTAGCCTGTCGGAAGAAGCCTTG TTGTAAgcttgtttga
- the LOC133881168 gene encoding zinc finger BED domain-containing protein RICESLEEPER 2-like, giving the protein MDELIVNVDEGSLDVNLNLMNIASDDDDGLVSLESRNGDAVQHIPNGLVSLESPDGDAVQHIPNGESACATEEVQEGDDPQKHACERKPRKKTSPIWKDFKELLQSGVKKAQCIHCKSILGIPASSATTQFHRHLNSCIPLIVASKKQKVITFDSDCGSVGSRSCFTYDHKKVRELASHMILYHDYPFMVVEHVLFNKFMRANTPYWQKISRTTAKSDCMSTYEIEKKKLKNLLKNVNKVNITTDMWTLGQRVSYMGIENKVSTITVDNARNNDVAIRILKDDFTLKKTLAVKGQLFHVRCCAHITNLLVEDGISQIGDIVDCVRDGTKYIVASDGRLKQFLKIAKQLQLSYKKLILDVPTRWNNTYMMLSTALEFREVFPRYEDRDQSFHWVPSVDDWVKVENVCHVLEVFNEVTKIV; this is encoded by the exons ATGGACGAGTTGATAGTCAATGTAGACGAAGGTTCACTTGATGTGAACCTAAATCTGATGAATATTGCatcagatgatgatgatggactTGTAAGTCTTGAATCACGTAATGGAGATGCTGTCCAGCATATCCCCAATGGACTTGTAAGTCTTGAATCACCTGATGGAGATGCTGTCCAGCATATCCCCAATGGGGAAAGTGCTTGTGCTACTGAGGAGGTTCAGGAGGGTGATGATCCTCAAAAGCATGCTTGTGAAAGGAAGCCAAGGAAGAAGACCTCTCCAATTTGGAAGGACTTTAAGGAATTACTGCAATCAGGTGTGAAGAAAGCTCAGTGCATTCACTGTAAATCTATCCTTGGCATTCCTGCTTCGAGCGCCACAACTCAATTTCATAGGCACTTGAATAGCTGTATTCCACTCATAGTAGCTAGCAAGAAGCAGAAGGTGATTACATTTGACTCTGATTGTGGCAGTGTGGGCTCCAGATCATGTTTTACTTATGATCATAAGAAGGTACGAGAGCTTGCTTCTCATATGATACTTTACCATGACTATCCTTTTATGGTAGTGGAACATGTTTTGTTTAACAAGTTTATGAGGGCTAACACTCCTTATTGGCAAAAGATATCTCGTACAACTGCTAAAAGTGATTGTATGTCTACCtatgaaatagagaaaaagaagttgaaaaatttgttgaaaaatgttAACAAAGTAAATATAACTACTGACATGTGGACCTTAGGTCAGAGAGTGTCTTATATG GGAATTGAGAATAAGGTATCTACAATAACAGTAGACAATGCAAGAAACAATGATGTGGCCATTCGAATTTTAAAAGATGATTTTACTTTGAAAAAGACATTAGCTGTTAAGGGACAACTCTTTCATGTACGTTGTTGTGCTCATATCACTAATCTATTGGTGGAAGATGGTATTAGTCAAATTGGAGATATTGTGGATTGTGTTAGGGATGGTACAAAGTATATAGTTGCATCGGATGGTAGGTTGAAGCAATTTCTTAAAATTGCAAAGCAGTTACAATTGTCCTATAAGAAACTGATTTTAGATGTTCCTACTAGGTGGAATAACACTTATATGATGTTGTCTACTGCATTAGAGTTTAGGGAGGTGTTCCCAAGGTATGAAGATAGGGATCAAAGCTTTCATTGGGTGCCAAGTGTTGATGATTGGGTTAAAGTTGAGAATGTTTGTCATGTTTTAGAGGTTTTTAATGAGGTGACAAAGATAGTATGA